Below is a window of Catalinimonas alkaloidigena DNA.
CGGGTATGTATTTACGATTGCCTCGAATTCAACGACGCACTACGCTACCTCGACGTTGCCGCCGACCTGGCTTTTCTGGCCATGGACCTTGATTTTGCAGCCCACCCCGCCCTCGCCCGGTACGTGGTCGATCAGATGGCGCAGCGGTTGCACGACCCGGCGCTGAAGTCCTTGATGGATTTCTACAAAGTGTACCGCGCCTGTGTGCGGGCCAAGGTGGAACACCTCCGAAGCCAGGAGGCGGAAGTGGGTGAAGCGGAACGGCAACGGAGTCAGGTGCAACGGCAGCGTTACCTGCAACTGGCGCTGCGCTATGCCACCTGCGGTTCGTCGCCTACGGTGCTGCTGGTCGGTGGCCCCATCGGAAGCGGAAAAAGTACACTGGCCCGTGCGCTGGCCGATCACCTGGGCCTGACGTACCTCAGTAGCGACATCGTGCGCAAGCAACAGGCCCACCAGCCGCTGTTCGCGCGCACGCCGGCCTCGCAACGCAAGCTGCTCTACACTCCAGCCCGCACCGCGGCCGTTTACGAGGCGTTGCTGGCGGCGGTAGCGGCGTTGCAGGCGCAGGAGAAAGGCGCGGTGGTCGACGCCACCTTCGGCAACGCCGCGCACCGCGCCCGGTTTTTCCGGCACTTCCACGCGCACCGGCTTCCGTTCTTTTTCTGGAAGCGTGGGCTCCCCCCACCCTACTCCGGCACCGGCTGGCCGAACGGGAAGGAGGGCCACGCGTGGTGTCAGATGCCCGCCTGGACGACTTCGAGGCGCTCTATGCGCGCTATCAGCCGCCTGCTGAAGTTCCCGGCGTGGTATCCGTTTCGACCGCGCAAACGCCCGACGACGCGCTGCAACAGGCGCTGGCGCAGTTGGTTTCCCGACAGGTGCGCAGCCGGTAGCGGCCCGGTCGGTCAATGGGTTTCGTAGCGACCTGTCATGCGCAGGACGCGAATCCGAAATACGACTTCCTGCCGCCCGTGCAGGTCTTTGCGTGCAGCACCGATCAACGTCCATCCCGGACGACTGTGCCGCCCCGGGGCCAGCGGGGCCAGGCGGGTGTAGAGCTTTCGAAGGGCCTCTTCGGCCTCTTGTCCTGCCAGTTCTTCGAAGGTTCCCTCCACCAGCACGCTTTGCCACTGCGTCAGGCTCAGGATGCGGTCCACCTGAAAACTGACGGCCGGGTTCTGGCGCATCAGGGCTACTTTCTGCCCTTCCCAGCTATGCGCATACAGGCTCTCGCCGTCGTAAACGAACGCAATCGGCACCACGTACGGGTGGGCGTCGCCCTGGCAAGCCAGTCGCCCCACTTCGGCACCGCGCAGCAGTGTATCCATTTGTTCGGCCAGTAGATGTCCCATGGGTTGTGTAGCGTAAGTGTAGGATTTAAAAGTAGGAACCTTCGCCACCAGAGGCCATCACCTACGTCAGTGCAGGGCATGACTATGGTCACTTTTGCCTTGTCGTCCTGCCGCCCGCCCACCTTTTTGATCGATTTTGGGACGGCCCTTCTTATGTCAATATATTTTACTATTTTCATACAGCGTTGATTGTCCCGGAAACCTTGCCGCCTACGACCTTGCTTGCACTCTTCCTGCTTTTCTTTTTCCAAGGGAGCGACCGACCCTTTGCGCCTCCCGATCCACACGCCGCCGATAGCCTGTACCAACAGGGGCTCTATCCGCAGGCGGCCGAAGCGTATCAGGCAGTGGCGGAAGCCTGGCAGAAACTGCACCAGGACGACAGCACGCGCTACTACCAACTGCGGACGGCCCGCGCCTACGTGCAGGATTACGATTTGGACAATTGCGAGCGCTGGGTGCACCGGGCGCTGGAAGATCGGGGCACGGGTGCCCCGCTGTGGGCCCAAAGCATCGGCTACAACGAACTGGGATACATCCAATTGCTGGGAGGCGAATACGAAGCGGCGCTGGCCCTGTACCAAAAGAGCATTGAGGCCGAAACCCGTCGCCCGGCGGCCGATACCCTCAACCTGGCCAAGTCGTACGAATTTCAGGGACTGACGTACATGGCCCTGGGCGACCTGGAACAGGCGCAACGGTGGGTAGAAGAGGCGCACCACCTGCGGCAACTCATCCTCGATCCCTGGAATAAGGAACTGGGTTACAGCGCCAACGGGCTGTACATGGTCTATTCGCAGGCGGGGAACCTGCCCCGCGCCGACACCGCCATGGCGCAGGCCTGGCGCATCCTCAACAAGCAGCTGCCGAAAGACCATCCGCACCTGGCTCTTCTGGCGAACAACTACAGCACCATCAAGTCGAGTCTGGGTGACATCACGCAGGCGAAAGAGTTGTTGCTCAAGGCCATCACCCTTAATAAAACGTACAGCCGCGAGCGCGCAACCATCTCGAACTACAATAACCTGGGAGGGCTACACCTGACCCTGCTGGAGCCCGACGCCGCGCTCCGGTATTTTTTTCAGGGGCTGGCCCTCGCCGATACGCTCCTGCCCCATCCGCACCTTAACCGCGTATACCTGCTCGACGGCGTTGGCGCGGCCTATTACTTACTCGACAGTCTGCGCCAGGCCGATTCGGTTTTCCGGCTCGCTCTGACAGAAAAACGAGCTCTGCTGGAAGAAGATCATCCGGAACTCGCGCAGAGCTGGTACAACCTGGGAACCATCGCCCAGGAACGGAACCTCACGGCCGAAGCGCGGCGCGATTTTCAACGGGCGGAAGCGCTGTACAGAGCAAGCTGGGGGCCCGACCACCCCAAGCGGGCCGATGCGCTGTTCGAACTGGGCGAACTGGCCTGGGCGGAGCACGACAGCCTTCCGGCGCGGGCACTCTGGCAGGAAGCGCTCCGCCTCTACCGCACTCACCTGGGCTTTTCGCACAGCTACGTCGCCGAAACGGCCCTGCAACTGGCCGAATCGTATCAATACGCGCGGCAAGACAGCCTCGATTTTTACCTCCGCATGGCCTGGGGGAGCGCCTCCGGGCAAGACGCGCCGGTGCGGTCGCGTTTGTTGGATAGCCTCACGTTGACGCTGTTGAATCCGCGTACGCTGGATCTGATCAGTTTTGAGCTTGCGCTTCTGACCCAGGAGGTGGCCCCGACGGAGGCGCCCCGGACCTACACCGCCCAGGAACTGACACGCGGGCATCACCTGATGGACATTGCCGAACGCTGGATTCCCGCCTTTTTATCGCTTTCCAAGCAGGAGCGCGGCAGCGACGCCACCGCCGAGTTGGTGCAGTCCATCTACACCCGGGGGGCGCTGTTCGCCCATCGGGC
It encodes the following:
- a CDS encoding AAA family ATPase — its product is MDDSSLQTPSADDLLLFLEQPASYPHGPAAVEVRQTHASLLALAGPYVYKVKKAVDFGFLDFTTLAKRRENAERERRLNSRLCADLYLDIVPICHRAGKLAFGSKGEIVEYALKMHRLDDGYFLDQLLKEGAPDPVLLTPVLDTLQAFYTQPPQPPALAAFGALSHIRRVTDDTLRALDLPEALPPVVYPTLRQYHDAYYEQHAALFAERVQQHRIVDGHGDLRLEHIHLQGGRVCIYDCLEFNDALRYLDVAADLAFLAMDLDFAAHPALARYVVDQMAQRLHDPALKSLMDFYKVYRACVRAKVEHLRSQEAEVGEAERQRSQVQRQRYLQLALRYATCGSSPTVLLVGGPIGSGKSTLARALADHLGLTYLSSDIVRKQQAHQPLFARTPASQRKLLYTPARTAAVYEALLAAVAALQAQEKGAVVDATFGNAAHRARFFRHFHAHRLPFFFWKRGLPPPYSGTGWPNGKEGHAWCQMPAWTTSRRSMRAISRLLKFPAWYPFRPRKRPTTRCNRRWRSWFPDRCAAGSGPVGQWVS
- a CDS encoding CHAT domain-containing protein, yielding MLALFLLFFFQGSDRPFAPPDPHAADSLYQQGLYPQAAEAYQAVAEAWQKLHQDDSTRYYQLRTARAYVQDYDLDNCERWVHRALEDRGTGAPLWAQSIGYNELGYIQLLGGEYEAALALYQKSIEAETRRPAADTLNLAKSYEFQGLTYMALGDLEQAQRWVEEAHHLRQLILDPWNKELGYSANGLYMVYSQAGNLPRADTAMAQAWRILNKQLPKDHPHLALLANNYSTIKSSLGDITQAKELLLKAITLNKTYSRERATISNYNNLGGLHLTLLEPDAALRYFFQGLALADTLLPHPHLNRVYLLDGVGAAYYLLDSLRQADSVFRLALTEKRALLEEDHPELAQSWYNLGTIAQERNLTAEARRDFQRAEALYRASWGPDHPKRADALFELGELAWAEHDSLPARALWQEALRLYRTHLGFSHSYVAETALQLAESYQYARQDSLDFYLRMAWGSASGQDAPVRSRLLDSLTLTLLNPRTLDLISFELALLTQEVAPTEAPRTYTAQELTRGHHLMDIAERWIPAFLSLSKQERGSDATAELVQSIYTRGALFAHRALQQHPDDVTLRQLLLTCMQASRGATIQAAFRHRQAIQFAGVPDTLVEHGRQLMEALRYQETKWQKSDEESVSAQRELYLAALQAWQEYQRELERTYPRYYQMRYETPSVSWEKVQQALAPDESMLTYLKLDSNLLVVLVDRETFSSQLLALPTSWPDSVYRYRQLLAQRGDPAEVARLSHSLYTQLWAPFADRLNKRVRLLPDGPLYYLNFETLLEQPVTAQSTSRAWPYLIRRHAIYYAYTLPGVYPTAEASPGTILGIAPGFSPELKAHYRQQLPPETAVDSVFLGWVRTPWSVQLVDQLAQRGWGTALTENNATERRFLAEAPSAGILHFGTHAQLISQNPLESFLALTPEPTDSADGYLHTYELYGQPFHAQLAVLTACQTGLGRYQAGEGVLSLAHAFRYAGCPSVIYSLWSIDDEQTNQLTEFFYEEVRQGRPFGDALRQAKLRYLDQQPAALQLPFYWASLVLAGENQALPMPSFWETYGGWLLGGLVVLGLTALWVYRKKRASATSAHQLQKN
- a CDS encoding pyridoxamine 5'-phosphate oxidase family protein, whose product is MGHLLAEQMDTLLRGAEVGRLACQGDAHPYVVPIAFVYDGESLYAHSWEGQKVALMRQNPAVSFQVDRILSLTQWQSVLVEGTFEELAGQEAEEALRKLYTRLAPLAPGRHSRPGWTLIGAARKDLHGRQEVVFRIRVLRMTGRYETH